From Myripristis murdjan chromosome 13, fMyrMur1.1, whole genome shotgun sequence:
CCAAAACAATAGAGTTCCTCTCCTACCATGAGCCCTTGGGTATCTGCTTGACAACTGCCTCATTGCTAGGCACACTGATCTGCACCATTGTGCTGGGAGTCTTCATCTATCATCGCAGCACTCCCATGGTGCGTGCCAACAACTCAGAACTGAGCTTCCTGCTCTTGCTGTCACTCAAACTATGCTTCCTGTGCTCGCTGCTCTTCATTGGTCGGCCCAGGTTATGGACATGCCAGCTGAGACATGCAGCATTTGGGATcagctttgtgctgtgtgtctcaTGTATCCTGGTGAAAACCATGGTGGTGTTGGCTGTATTCAAGGCCTCCAAACCTGGAGGTGGAGCCAGTCTCAAATGGTTTGGTGCTGTGCAGCAAAGAGGGACAGTTTTGGTTCTTACTTCCATTCAGGCAGCAATCTGCACAACCTGGCTTGTCTCTTCCTCACCAGCtcctcataaaaacacacaataccaCAGTGACAAGATAGTCTATGAGTGTGTCATAGGGTCCACAGTTGGTTTTGCAGTGTTACTGGGTTATATTGGCTTCCTGGCTATCCTCAGCTTCCTCCTAGCGTTCCTGGCAAGAAATCTTCCAGACAACTTCAATGAGGCCAAGCTCATCACATTCAGCATGCTGATCTTCTGTGCTGTGTGGGTTGCCTTTATCCCTGCTTATATCAACTCCCCAGGAAAATATGCAGATGCTGTGGAGGTATTTGCCATCCTGGCCTCCAGTCTTGGCCTCCTGGTGGCACTGTTTGGACCAAAGTGTTTTATAATCCTGCTGAGACCTGAGAGGAACACCAAGAAAGCTATCATGGGTCGAGGCACCAGCAAGACATAAAAGCTGTATGTCAGCTCATCATTaactctcctttttctctccttccatcacTCAGCACTGATCAGGAATGACCCACCTACAGAATATGATTATGTACAGTCACACTTTTTCATACACATGATAATAcatattacaaaacaaaacaatgctcCAGAAGTAACAATAAAGTATTACAACAACATTGGTAAACATTTACATGTACATTTGAAAAGAATTACATATACTAACATTATATTTATGTCAGCCACTGTGAACAGAAGAAATTCCATTTAGATTCTCATTATGACATACTGATCAAACATCCACACCTATATGTATAGTTGAGGAGTTATAAAATACATGGAAGTCAATTAAGCCCCATCTACTCCCATTGTATTCATAAGTCAGCAACTGTATACAAAAGAAACTCTATTGAAATTTCAGAATGCTTAATATAATATGCTggtcaaacatacacactcatgacAATGGTGTGTAGTTAATAAAATACATGGAAATCAATGAAGCCTCATCCACTCCcattgtaatataatataacaacTGTATTCAGTAGAAACTACATTCAAATGCGAAATGCTCAGTATAGCATACTGATCAAACATCCACACTCTCACACTGATGACATGTATGGCTTGTGAGTCAGGCAATGAAGCCTCATCCATTCCCTTTGTATTTACAGGTCTGTAGCTGTATATAGTAGAAACTCTGTTCAAATTTCTAAATGCTCAGTGTGACATGCTGATCAAACATTCACACTCTCATAATGACATGTATGATTTGAGTtatgaaatgcatgaaaatcAGTGAAGCCACATCCACTCCCATTATATTTATAAATCAGCAAATACATATGGTAGAAATACCATTCAATTCTTTTTAAATGCTTAGTATGTTATTCTGTTTAAACATGCACACTGTCAGAGTGATgaacaaatacatatatatccAGCATTTCTTCAGGAAATGCTTGTTTTctattatttaatgttttgccTTATTTACTGTCTAACTGATAAAGTGGGTTCAATTATGACAGTAATTTCAGATGTGTGGAGAATGGTAGTGGAGTCCAGCTTTGCAATGCAcctacatactgtatgtagacTGTACTGTCAATATGGTTAGGCGCTTTTAAAGATTTAGTTTACTTGTCTTTGGTTTATTGTTATTGAAATggaatttcatttattaagtGTATGATTTCCATCTACATTTCATCTGCTCCTCATGTCCTGGAGCTTTCAAAAACCTCACTATGGCAGAGATTTTCTGCTGCCATCAGGGCCATCTTGTATCCAGTATAATACTGTATACTGAGGCTGGACCACTGCTAAAAATTCCATGGTTTTGAGCCGTGATTACTAAACAGCTGCACAATTGCTTTTAACCATAGCtgtacatgttttgttttttttttctgtaatggaTGAAAACTTCCCATGGGTATAACTTACATGTACTTTACTACACTACTTACTTTAGAAAAATACCAGGAAGAAATTCAGTGGCACATATCCTTtggtttcagtttttattgatCTTTGATTAGGCCATATCTCCAAACAAGGAGCTCCAGTGGATGTAAACAGTCATCATTCTCAGCACAGGCATATTGGAACAAGAGCAAACTTATGAGGGACATTTATATGGTTtagttgaatatttttttttgttttatgtaaataacCAGTAGATAAAATCTCTACTGTCACAAGTCTTTGTGCAAGAGCCTTGAAtgaatacacttttttttttttcgaaggGGAAAAAACTTCTATTCTGTGATGATGAGCCAGTAGGATCACAATTtcagtgaataaaaatgaaaatgaaggtgAGCGAGAGCAGTGTGTGAGATTGCTGTTCCTTAGTAGTGTAAATAACAAAAACCTCATCATCTTGAATTCATATTATAAATTATGAGGTTGTCAAAGACAATAGCATGATAGATCAGTAAGGCTTTGTGAAATGTCATAGTGACAAAGGCTTTGATGTACCAATTAGTTACAAATTTGTTACACTATTACAAAATTTAAATTTCCTAGGATAATAAATTGGTTGACTTTGTCACATTTCCAGAGCATCAGCTCACTATTACAAtcaattattttcaaaaccTCAAAAGTCCTATCAGGAATTTTTATTCATCATATATTTCTTTGTGTTCTTCTCTGGCCTAAACAATATGATAAAGCACTTCGGAGCAAATATACACATGATTAGTCCAAAACTGGAGGCCAAAATGGCAAAAATCTCCACAGCTACAGTGAACTTCCCAGGAGAGCTGACATAAGCCGGGATAAAAGTGATCCAGACTGTGCAGAATATTAGCATACTAAATGTTATGAGTTTGGCTTCATTAAAACTATCAGGAAGTTTTCGGGCTAGGACAGCTAACACAAAGCAAAAGACAGCCAGGAGTCCTATGTACCCAAGCACAGCCCAGAAACCTATAGCTGAACCTAATGCACACTCCAAAATGATTCTCTCCTTGTATGTGGTTAGGTTTTGTATGGAGAAAGGGGGACTAAAAACCAACCAAAGAGTGCATATCAACGCCTGAATAAATGTAAAAGACACCACAGTCATTCTTTGCTGTGCAGGCCCAAACCATTTCATAACATTACTGCCTGGAAGTGTAGCTCTGAAGGCCATCAACACCACTATAGTTTTCCCCAGAACACATGAGATGCAGAGGACAAAGGTGATACCAAATGCTGTGTGGCGCAGCATACAGGACCAGTCAGAGGGCCGGCCAATGAAGGTCAGAgagcacaggaaacacagagtcaaggagaagagcagcaggaagctCAGCTCAGAGTTGTTGGCCTTGACAATTGCAGATGCCCTGTGACGGAAGaacacagctgctgtgacaaTGGTCAAGCAGGCACCTCCGACCGAGAATGTGGACAGGATGATTCCTAGGACCTcatggaaagagagaaactcTACAGGCTTGGGGAAACACAGGTTTCTTTCTGCATTGGGCCAGAACTCCTCAGGACAAGAGAAACAGTCTGGGGAAtctgaggacaaaaaatcagacagaaaaaggaTTTCATCAGTCTTTCCGTTTACCCTCTAGAAATCTGTGAGAACACAGTCTCTTTTACCTGTGGTGTTGCTAATCTCTCCCTCAGGACATGGTACACAGTTGTAGCAACAGACAGGTTTCCCTCTCTGCAGCACTTTACGAGTTCCTGGGGGACAGCTCTCACTACAAACTGAGACAGGCACCTGGCAGGGGCAAAAAGGCAATCATACATGTAGATTGTGTGCTATACTGTTTTTGGGATACTATAAGATATTAGAGCAGAATCTGTTTAGTAATTGTCCTCAGGTTGCCTACCTTTGTGCTGCCCTCTGCCCAGGTGAGGTTCCTGCTCATATGAAACTCCTGGCCTGCTGGCAGAGATGCATCATAGTGTCCTACTGTCACAAACTCCATGATGCCACTCTCACTTCTCTGCCAGTTAACCAGCTCATACACGGCTACAGGGTCCCCATTGGCATCAAATGAAACAGGATATCCATTACAAGAAAAATTAACCCTCTTCAATTGATTCAGAACCTGCACAGATGAAGAGACAGTGGGGAAGGGAGTGGGGGGAGTAAGTAAAAGGGAGAGGAACATtccatgtaataaaaaaaaatgaattaaatttgaAAGTGTGTAAATTATAAGATCAGCATTAGGTCATTTATTCGATTTGATTGACCTGTGTGGGGTCTATCCTGGTGGATCTGTCACACTGAGTTGTGGAGTTTGTGTCCTGACAAACTGCATTGTGGATTGCATGTGCTATTGCATAAACAGCCTTATAGACCATATTAGTGACTCGGAGCTGAGATGTGTCGGTGTATGGGCTCTGAAGCTTATGCATATCTTCAGCTCCATCACACACTCTCCCCTCTGCGTCAGCACctacagaaacagagacaaggGCAGGTTGCTTTTAGGTTCTCATATTTTGTTTAGTTTCAAAGGCAAACCCAAACTCTCCTTGCAATAGCTTGTAAATCAGTCATCTTTTAAATTAGCTCTTAAAGTACATTTTTATGGACacacttttatttctttatttttacctaATTTATTCTGGTTAGGGTTTGCTTGCTGTAACACATGCACTTGACTGCCAGGcttcaaaattcacatttgcaAAAAAGGTTAATGAGAGGTTTTATCCAAGTCAGTCTGCTGCTTAAACTTGCCGTGGAGTCATAAAAATGTATCTGATAACAGAGCCACACTTTACCAGCTCATCAGTTATTTCATTATTGACATAATTTCCTCTTAGCAAATACCCTCAGATATTGACCTGCAGTACTGTGGTTATGAAGTTTCTACACAATCAGAAAACTCTGTATGTTGAAAAGCAATACTACAATCTCACTCTTTCTTAGTTGGCATTTGAATGCACCCTCCCAGAACTCAGTGAGCAGTGGAGAACCGGCCACTTTAGCTGGAGAGAGATCCAGCAGGAACTCTCTCAGGCCTGGGATGATGGATCGCTGGATGCCAAATCCAATGGCCCCGACACAAAAGTCAAACCTCAGCATCTCCGGGTCGGTAACCCAAGACTCACTGCCTATCCACTGGCGAGGTGGAGAAGGCTGGCGcgccagctcctccagcagcatcCTCATGTCTCCAGAGGCTACAAACGCCACCACAACCATGGCTGTGGACCTAAACAAAGGTGGATTAATATACAAATTAGACCTTAAACTTTACAAATGATTCTAATTCGGCATTCAAATGTTActgaatgaatcaatgaatgatTTGGGGTTTTGGAATATAGGCCTAGGCCCTATTTGtaactatgtatatatatacatagatcAAAAAATTATGGTTTTAGAGAGACATTGTGTTATGGGGTGACTACAGTATCTGTGTCATCTTAAAGCAGGACTTTATGGGCTTTATGGGTTGCTGGTATCAGTGTCAGCACAATGAACATATTAATTTATGTATAAACCTGCGGATAACATCAGCCACTCTTTGAATTCTGCTGCGTGGGTGCGTGCGGTAAAAGGACTCGGAGTACTCCACGCAGATGCCCTCCTTGAGCGCTGCGTGCAGGAAAGTCGCCATGCCGTTATTCCCATAGTCCGAGTCGGACCGGACAGCCCCTATCCAGGTCCAGCCAAAATGCTTGACGAGCTTGGCCAGAGCGTCGGCCTGGAACTGGTCACTCGGGATCGTTCGGAAGAAGGCCGGGTACTGCTGCTTGTCGGACAGGCACGCACAAGTGGCAAAGTGGCTCACCTACAGGAAAAGATTATAAGGTGCAATTCTTAAACAGAGTATAGTGGGAGTAAGACATAACTAATTATAGAAACAGCTAATCTGGTCAAAACCTTTGGGAAATTTACTTGTGGAATGTGAAAAGGCCCGAGGACGCGTGACATGCTGATGGACGGCGTTGATCCAGACTCGCCAACAATAGCTGTTACCACACCGGACTGTGAGCAGCTTCCGCCGGTGACATACACCGGGTTCAAGCCGTTTGCCAGCTGGAAAGCTACTTGCACCGCCACAGGTACCGAGGAGCACGAGTCGTGAATTTGGTACCCGAGCTTGATGCCCGGTAGCAGCTCGGTGCTGTTGTTAATCTCCTCGATGGCGAAGACCATTGCGCGTGAGAAACGCAGTTCGCGGGAGTCCATGCTGCGCAGAGACAGGCACATCATCCTCTGTCACAGCTTGTTATGTGTAACTGACAGTTTTAACAAATACAAATCATTCAATATATACCAGAACTAGAATTTTTAAATGAGCCTGCTGCTCTTATAGGGTAATTGTGATTATACAAATTTATAAAAGGTTCAGAGTGTCACATGTTGTGCTCAAAAggcacacaataaaacacatttctatCCTAGGAGTCTCATCTCCTCATTTCTTATGTCTCCATTCCACTAACCTCCCTGTGCACCTCAGAGGCTCAGGCAAGCTGGTGTAGTTATGCCtcactgtgtgcatgtagtAGTGTATGGAGAAAACACCCCCAATAATGTAGTCACCATCCATAGAGAATGCAGGCGGACGAGGGGTGCCCCGGAGCTTACATCTGACAGCCCCTGTCACAGAGGAAGCTGGGGCACCAGTCATCCCTTGTTTAAGCCCCGTCCCTTGTTTCAAGCCATCGACAGACCTATCGAAGGCAAGAACTGAGTGCAGCACAATACACAGAGCCATGTTCAGTATAAGGAAAAGAGTCAAGGATATACCCATCCCTGAAGCGTGAGCATGTGTGTAGATGAAAGCTCTCACAGGTCAGAATGTGCTCCCACTGGGTTATATAGCATTGCATAAAAATATATCCCTCCTTCTACTGTACGTCAGCTTGCTAAACATCCGAGAGAGGAGACCCTACCCTATACCCAGTAGTCTTGTCTATGTCTACTTTTGTCCATTGGACTGGGGCttttaatgtaataatgataacagatagataggtgtgtgtgtgtgtgtgtgtgtgtgtgtgtgtgtgtgtatgtgtgttcaacTCTGattaatgttaaatattttaagAAGCAGAGATAACAACAGAGGCCAGAATTGCAaaccttgtgtgtgtaattcAGATTGTGTCCTCATAATTATCAGAAAGGTTACAGAGATATAAACTGGAGAAAGGCCAGACTACTTGCATAGAAATATGTCAAAGCTGAGTAACTTGGCCAAACATAACTGATCACTTTCTCGGGGTTGGAAAGGTCAGGATTAAGCACTGACAGGTGAAGAGGCCATTATCTCCAAGAATGCTTCAAAAGACCAACTCAAACACAGGCTGGATGCTAGATTTGGTAATGGTTATTTTTAGGGGGAAAGGATGGGCTTCAGTGTTCCAGAAAGTGCAGAATGGGAATAAAAGACTCATTTTCTTCCACTTCCTCGTCTCCTAACATTATCAACAAATGGATGTACTTCTCAAAACAAACCTCATAGCCATGGAGACGCTATTCTAACATTTTCGAAAAACTAGCCAtgcttacactgcaaaaacacaaaatcttaccaagattatttgtcttatttcgagtcaaaaatgtcttattactggtcaaaatatctcattacacttaaaataagacatgatcacctcagaagtaacttgtttttagacaattgtctcttgtttcaagtgaaaatttgcttgaaacaagtgaaaatttgcttgtttcattggcaaaatttgtttcttgtttctagctcattttcacttatttcaagtgaattttcactttttccactggcaaattttgccaatgaaacaagcaaattttcacttgaaacaagtaaaaattgtctaaaaacaagttacttctgaggtgatcatgtcttattttaagtgtgatgagatattttgactagaaataagacatttttacttgaaattagacaaataatcttggtaagattttgcgtttttgcagtgtaagtgaAACTAAGGCAGAATGGAGGGGGAATCCACTCAGAGAACAAAGTCATTCAATTATTTGATCAAACACAACTGAGCTAATGATCAGTTGCACTGCTGGCCCCATGAAAGCTTTATCAGGAATCAAGCACACAATTGAGAACATCCTTGATTTGAGGTGGACTGTGCTTGGATATTGTTAGGACAGCCTGCATGCTGCCCTTCCTTCTCTATTTCCGTtgtattgcttttgttttgttttgttttgttttggtttggttttgcagCAATTGTGCCTTTGCTTTaggacttgtgtgtgtatgcatgttttgtATTACTGCTGCCAGTAAAAACAGAAACCGTACAATATTCTTTGAAGATTGTGTAAACCACACATTAATATTAACAAACTATATTAATCTGATATCTGTCCAGTTTTTGTATGCTTGGTGCTAGCTAGTTACTTTAAATGTAGATCCTtactgaaaagagaaaacaacttAACATGAAGACATAGCGCCTCAGTGAAGGGCTCAGTGTGTTGCTACCACCTAGTGGGCTGTGTTACACTACATGTTGTCTGTGCAAGTACAAATGGTTggtaacaaacaatgaaaacaaagggTTTGGCTGGGCACTCAGTCTATTAACTATAATGCAccaatttacatgtgaaaaagttTGCACATTGTGCTGTTAAGAAAttaatatgcacatacacagctaCACAAATGCCAGCTAATTGTATGTGCACATATTAATCTTGACATTCTTCATCTatatatgtactttttttttttgaatgaaatgaacatgaGGCCCTGCCCAAACCTCTGCCACTGCCCAAATGGGTGGTGTGAAAGATTAAACACTGACACAGGTTGGGAAAGGGGATGACATGGCACTGCCTTTAAATTAAGTGATGAGGCTGAGaaaacaggtaaacacaggagAACAGTCATGATGGCATTTTCAGATATAGATGTGATCGTGTGCATGGCCTTGATCTTACAAATGTTTTCTTCCTGCTTTTGCTCAAATGTGTCTTCCTctatttcctcctcctgtcagtTACAGAAACAGTTTCTTGTTAATGGGATCCACAAAACTGGTGATGTGGTTCTAGGTGGACTGTTTGAAGTCCACTTCTTCTCTGTTTTACCTGAACTTTCTTTCACATCAGAGCCACAGGAGCCTATTTGCCATGGGTGAGTAGTGTACTTCAGAGATacagcagaaagaaaagagcGGTATAGATCATGCTTATGTCTTTTAATCAACTAAATATGCTCAGTATCTTTTTGGCATTTACATATACAATATTTTACCATTATAATTGCAGCTATTCATCTGGTTTAATTAAGAGCATCATGGCCTGCTTCATCACTGTTAtcatatggtgtttttttttttttttttttttttttttttcttgtgtcagTTTCAATGTTTTAGGGTTCAGGCAGTTCCAGACCATGGCCTTCACTATTGATGAGATCAACAGGAACTCAAACCTGCTACCTAATGTGACTCTGGGATACAGTATGTATGATAACTGTGTCACAGTTGGAGTTGGATTTCGTGCTGCACTGTCAATGGCGAGCGGTCAAGACAGTAAATTCCTATTGGACAATAACTGTAGAGGGCCCCCTCCAGTGCTGGGGATTGTGGGTGATTCTTCCTCTACACATTGTATTGCCATCTCTGCTGTCTTAGGTTTATACAGAGTACCAATGGTAAGTTTTCCCCCTTTTGCCATCACAAAGTGTTTC
This genomic window contains:
- the LOC115370329 gene encoding LOW QUALITY PROTEIN: extracellular calcium-sensing receptor-like (The sequence of the model RefSeq protein was modified relative to this genomic sequence to represent the inferred CDS: inserted 1 base in 1 codon), encoding MTGAPASSVTGAVRCKLRGTPRPPAFSMDGDYIIGGVFSIHYYMHTVRHNYTSLPEPLRCTGSMDSRELRFSRAMVFAIEEINNSTELLPGIKLGYQIHDSCSSVPVAVQVAFQLANGLNPVYVTGGSCSQSGVVTAIVGESGSTPSISMSRVLGPFHIPQVSHFATCACLSDKQQYPAFFRTIPSDQFQADALAKLVKHFGWTWIGAVRSDSDYGNNGMATFLHAALKEGICVEYSESFYRTHPRSRIQRVADVIRRSTAMVVVAFVASGDMRMLLEELARQPSPPRQWIGSESWVTDPEMLRFDFCVGAIGFGIQRSIIPGLREFLLDLSPAKVAGSPLLTEFWEGAFKCQLRKSADAEGRVCDGAEDMHKLQSPYTDTSQLRVTNMVYKAVYAIAHAIHNAVCQDTNSTTQCDRSTRIDPTQVLNQLKRVNFSCNGYPVSFDANGDPVAVYELVNWQRSESGIMEFVTVGHYDASLPAGQEFHMSRNLTWAEGSTKVPVSVCSESCPPGTRKVLQRGKPVCCYNCVPCPEGEISNTTDSPDCFSCPEEFWPNAERNLCFPKPVEFLSFHEVLGIILSTFSVGGACLTIVTAAVFFRHRASAIVKANNSELSFLLLFSLTLCFLCSLTFIGRPSDWSCMLRHTAFGITFVLCISCVLGKTIVVLMAFRATLPGSNVMKWFGPAQQRMTVVSFTFIQALICTLWLVFSPPFSIQNLTTYKERIILECXIRFSYRFLGCAWVHRTPGCLLLCVSCPSPKTS